One Alcaligenes ammonioxydans DNA segment encodes these proteins:
- the aspA gene encoding aspartate ammonia-lyase, translated as MSQFRIEHDLLGDRQVPDEVYYGVHTLRAKENFHITGTPISTYPELINALALVKQAAAQANFKLGLLEQDKHDAIVAACQAVQTGKCHEHFVVDMIQGGAGTSTNMNANEVICNLALEHMGHKRGEYQYLHPNEDVNMAQSTNDVYPTALHLAAYRSLDPLFASMERLRDAFLKKSEEFSSYMKIGRTQLQDAVPMTLGQEFNAFATMINEDIVRLKESRKLMCDVNLGGTAIGTGITAHPDYAELAVAALSELSGVPLRVSADLIEATQDCGGFLHLSGVLKRAAVKLSKLSNDLRLLSSGPRAGMGEICLPAVQAGSSIMPGKVNPVIPEVVNQVAFEVIGADMTVTMAAEAGQLQLNAFEPVIIHSLLRSMALLSNACDTLTQFCVVGITANRECLESNIERSISLVTALNPFIGYKAATSVAAEAFQTGTNIRDVVLKRGLMDAETLNEVLRAESLIQPRDLRAADPA; from the coding sequence ATGAGTCAGTTCCGTATCGAACATGATTTGCTGGGAGACCGACAAGTCCCCGATGAAGTCTATTATGGTGTTCATACCTTGCGTGCCAAGGAGAATTTCCACATTACCGGTACGCCTATTTCAACTTACCCGGAACTGATTAATGCTCTGGCGCTGGTCAAGCAGGCCGCTGCGCAGGCCAATTTCAAACTGGGTTTGTTGGAGCAGGACAAGCACGATGCCATCGTGGCGGCATGTCAAGCCGTTCAAACGGGTAAATGTCACGAGCATTTCGTGGTAGACATGATTCAAGGTGGCGCCGGTACCTCGACCAATATGAATGCCAACGAGGTTATTTGTAATCTGGCCTTGGAGCATATGGGTCACAAGCGGGGCGAATACCAGTATCTTCACCCCAATGAAGATGTGAACATGGCCCAAAGCACCAACGACGTTTACCCGACGGCGCTGCATCTGGCGGCCTACCGTTCGCTGGACCCCTTGTTTGCCTCCATGGAGCGTTTGCGTGATGCGTTCCTGAAAAAGTCCGAGGAATTCTCCTCGTACATGAAGATTGGTCGCACCCAGCTGCAAGATGCAGTGCCCATGACCCTGGGTCAGGAGTTCAACGCGTTTGCCACCATGATTAACGAAGACATCGTGCGCCTGAAGGAATCGCGCAAACTGATGTGTGACGTGAATCTGGGCGGTACCGCCATTGGCACGGGCATTACGGCCCACCCTGATTACGCCGAGCTGGCGGTGGCTGCCTTGTCTGAGCTGTCCGGTGTGCCGTTGCGCGTATCGGCGGACCTGATCGAAGCAACGCAGGATTGCGGTGGTTTCCTGCACCTGTCGGGCGTGTTGAAGCGCGCTGCCGTCAAACTGTCCAAGCTGTCCAATGACTTGCGTCTGCTCTCGAGCGGTCCTCGTGCCGGTATGGGTGAAATTTGTCTGCCTGCCGTGCAAGCTGGCTCGTCCATCATGCCTGGCAAGGTCAATCCGGTGATTCCAGAAGTGGTCAACCAGGTTGCCTTTGAAGTGATCGGTGCTGACATGACCGTGACCATGGCCGCCGAAGCAGGTCAACTGCAGTTGAACGCGTTTGAGCCCGTGATTATTCACTCCCTGTTGCGTAGCATGGCTTTGTTGAGCAATGCATGCGACACGTTGACTCAGTTCTGCGTGGTGGGGATCACGGCCAACCGTGAATGCCTGGAGAGCAATATCGAGCGTTCCATTTCGCTGGTGACTGCCTTGAATCCGTTCATCGGTTACAAAGCGGCTACCTCGGTTGCCGCCGAAGCCTTCCAGACCGGTACCAACATTCGTGATGTGGTTCTCAAGCGTGGCCTGATGGACGCTGAAACCCTGAACGAGGTATTGCGTGCCGAATCGCTGATCCAACCCCGTGATCTGCGTGCTGCTGACCCAGCCTGA
- a CDS encoding MarR family winged helix-turn-helix transcriptional regulator, translated as MKLLDLKYQTILSESQRRAHPKTEDIELCLRVLSLASSINRASSTVLNEFGLSEGRLVLLFLLSRQPSGLSPALLAEQAGVTRATITGLLDGLEQQQLLVRQNNTSDRRVLTVKLTEAGHELCEHLLPYYIDWLSDALSHVPQDMRQRLSSLLSKALQGNETPEVKVEKTHSHPLPGTLQRSYMA; from the coding sequence ATGAAATTACTCGATCTGAAATATCAAACCATCCTGAGCGAATCACAGCGCCGGGCTCATCCTAAAACCGAGGATATCGAACTGTGTTTGCGCGTTCTGTCGCTGGCCTCCAGCATTAATCGCGCCTCCAGCACTGTTTTGAACGAGTTCGGCCTATCCGAAGGACGTCTGGTCCTGTTGTTTTTGCTTAGCCGCCAGCCGTCGGGGCTGAGCCCGGCTCTGTTGGCAGAGCAGGCCGGTGTCACCCGGGCCACCATTACCGGGCTGCTTGACGGACTGGAACAGCAGCAGTTGCTGGTGCGACAAAACAATACCTCAGACCGCCGTGTGCTCACTGTTAAACTCACCGAAGCCGGACACGAATTGTGCGAACACCTGTTGCCCTATTACATCGACTGGCTCTCGGATGCCCTCAGTCATGTGCCACAGGATATGCGCCAACGCTTGTCCAGTTTGTTATCCAAAGCCTTGCAAGGCAATGAAACGCCGGAAGTCAAAGTTGAAAAGACTCACTCGCACCCCCTGCCCGGTACCCTGCAACGCAGTTATATGGCTTAA
- a CDS encoding DUF2946 family protein: MDTAVIEAMKKWPNVPAVSGYLSLDQSGHWRHHRAGDANRYPEQPGERITHPGLLAFFNRNYQSDEQGRWFIQNGPQRVYVRLDAAPLIVSLAQDLLHLQDHTGRQVDTIQAWYLSAQGTLYLRTPAGPALLSGRDIAALLDQLRSADQGLDSLDLGQPCHYEGWTLPAYPDACPLTVWSSCVSPARELAYIVLPEPDPT, encoded by the coding sequence ATGGATACCGCCGTTATTGAAGCCATGAAAAAATGGCCCAATGTCCCCGCTGTCAGCGGCTATCTTTCCCTGGATCAATCCGGCCACTGGCGTCATCATCGGGCCGGTGATGCCAACCGGTATCCCGAGCAGCCCGGTGAGCGCATCACTCATCCAGGGCTGCTGGCTTTTTTCAATCGCAACTACCAGAGCGATGAGCAAGGCCGCTGGTTTATTCAGAATGGCCCTCAACGAGTCTACGTTCGGCTGGACGCTGCCCCCCTGATCGTGTCTCTGGCCCAGGACCTGCTTCATTTACAAGACCATACGGGCAGACAAGTCGACACCATCCAGGCCTGGTATCTCAGTGCCCAGGGCACACTCTATCTGCGCACGCCTGCCGGTCCCGCCTTGCTGTCAGGCCGTGATATTGCCGCCTTGCTGGACCAACTGCGCTCAGCCGATCAGGGACTGGACAGCCTGGATCTGGGGCAGCCCTGCCACTACGAAGGCTGGACATTGCCCGCCTATCCTGATGCCTGTCCGTTGACGGTGTGGTCTTCCTGCGTGTCACCGGCCCGGGAATTGGCGTATATTGTTTTGCCAGAGCCCGATCCAACTTGA
- a CDS encoding NUDIX hydrolase: MTQPSASFYFPAPRTQNFCTQCGSKLTRMVPPDDNRMRDVCENCGAVHYQNPRNVVGIVPMWKDDQVLLCRRAIEPRYNTWTLPAGFMELGETLVQGALREMGEEAGAQVEPGPLFTVISVPYAEQVHVYYLAKVTSDVLDPGPESLEARFFHLDEIPWDQLAFRTVSATLERYVQDHKAGRFQIHEFDIAPRDHE; encoded by the coding sequence ATGACCCAGCCATCCGCCTCTTTTTATTTTCCCGCCCCTCGTACACAAAACTTTTGCACTCAATGTGGCAGCAAGCTGACACGCATGGTGCCGCCAGACGATAACCGCATGCGCGACGTCTGCGAAAACTGTGGGGCCGTTCACTATCAGAACCCTCGCAATGTGGTCGGTATCGTTCCTATGTGGAAAGACGATCAGGTCTTGCTGTGCCGTCGAGCCATCGAGCCACGCTACAACACCTGGACGCTGCCGGCCGGCTTTATGGAGCTGGGCGAGACCCTGGTGCAGGGCGCCTTGCGTGAAATGGGCGAAGAAGCGGGCGCACAGGTCGAACCCGGCCCGCTTTTTACCGTCATCAGCGTGCCCTATGCAGAACAGGTGCATGTGTACTATCTGGCCAAAGTCACTAGCGATGTGCTGGACCCCGGCCCGGAATCCCTGGAAGCGCGCTTTTTTCACCTGGACGAAATTCCGTGGGACCAGCTGGCTTTCCGTACGGTCAGCGCCACGCTGGAACGCTACGTTCAGGACCACAAAGCCGGCCGCTTCCAAATCCACGAGTTTGATATCGCCCCCCGCGACCACGAGTAA
- the aat gene encoding leucyl/phenylalanyl-tRNA--protein transferase, translating to MALTWVTAEQALPNPEHASPDGLVAAGLDLSVPRLLQAYGQGMFPWYSPGDPVLWWSPDPRMVLEVDKFKVSRSLGKKLRQIHRQQDLAQARIRVTCDLAFEQVIGQCAALRSITGTWISPDIQKVYTELHHEGYAHSIETWVDGKLAGGLYGVSLGRFFFGESMFALQTDASKIALAHLVEFLRFAGVPYIDCQQETSHLASLGAAPIPRKAFLQKLAWATSQPGPAWPSGPLPLGLPPTC from the coding sequence ATGGCGCTGACATGGGTCACTGCAGAACAAGCCCTGCCTAACCCGGAACATGCCAGCCCTGACGGGCTGGTGGCTGCGGGCCTGGATTTGAGCGTCCCGCGTTTGCTGCAGGCCTATGGTCAAGGCATGTTCCCCTGGTACAGCCCGGGCGACCCGGTACTGTGGTGGTCTCCGGACCCGCGCATGGTGCTGGAGGTCGACAAGTTCAAGGTTTCCCGGTCCCTGGGCAAGAAATTGCGTCAGATTCATCGACAGCAGGATCTGGCCCAAGCTCGCATCCGCGTCACCTGCGATTTGGCCTTTGAGCAAGTAATTGGCCAATGTGCAGCCCTGCGCAGCATCACCGGAACCTGGATCAGCCCGGACATTCAAAAGGTCTATACCGAGCTGCACCACGAAGGCTATGCACACAGCATAGAAACCTGGGTGGACGGCAAGCTCGCTGGCGGTTTGTACGGTGTCAGTCTGGGGCGCTTCTTTTTTGGCGAATCCATGTTTGCCTTGCAAACCGATGCCAGCAAGATCGCCCTGGCTCATCTGGTGGAGTTTCTGAGGTTTGCCGGCGTGCCGTACATAGACTGCCAACAGGAAACCTCCCACCTGGCCAGTTTGGGCGCGGCCCCCATTCCCCGCAAGGCCTTCCTGCAAAAGCTGGCTTGGGCCACAAGCCAACCCGGCCCCGCCTGGCCAAGCGGGCCCCTGCCACTAGGCCTGCCCCCAACTTGCTAG
- a CDS encoding arginyltransferase, giving the protein MNYPKAPSPQTLQFYSTASYRCSYLPEQQARSLVAAPAHLINDAVYSRLVQQGFRRSGTFTYRPYCDQCRACLPLRCDTQNFKPDRTQRRAKKRHSTLIVQDLPLHWNAEHYALYRRYQASRHPGAGMDDDDQSQYAQFLLASHVTSRLLEFREPDGTLKIVAVIDVLQDGLSAVYTFFDPDDTGSLGTYAVLWQLDYCRQQSLPWLYLGYWIEESRKMAYKTRFRPYQLLMKGRWEWLA; this is encoded by the coding sequence ATGAATTATCCCAAAGCACCCAGTCCCCAAACGCTGCAATTCTATTCCACGGCCAGTTATCGTTGCAGCTACCTACCTGAACAACAGGCACGCTCTCTGGTTGCCGCTCCCGCCCATCTGATCAACGATGCGGTGTACTCCAGGCTGGTCCAGCAAGGGTTTCGGCGCAGCGGCACCTTTACCTACCGTCCTTATTGCGACCAATGCCGCGCCTGTCTGCCCTTGCGCTGCGATACCCAGAACTTCAAACCGGACCGCACCCAGCGCCGCGCTAAAAAACGCCACAGTACGCTGATCGTGCAGGATCTGCCTTTGCATTGGAACGCAGAACACTACGCGCTGTACCGCCGTTACCAGGCCAGTCGTCACCCCGGCGCGGGCATGGATGACGATGACCAGTCACAATATGCCCAGTTTTTGCTGGCCAGCCACGTCACTTCGCGCCTGCTGGAGTTTCGCGAGCCTGACGGCACCTTGAAAATTGTGGCAGTGATTGACGTGCTGCAAGACGGACTATCTGCCGTCTACACCTTTTTCGATCCCGATGACACCGGCAGTCTGGGCACCTATGCCGTACTGTGGCAACTGGACTATTGTCGTCAGCAATCGCTGCCCTGGCTCTATTTAGGCTACTGGATCGAAGAAAGCCGTAAAATGGCTTATAAAACCCGCTTTCGCCCCTACCAGCTCCTGATGAAAGGTCGTTGGGAATGGCTGGCTTAA